In one window of Chiloscyllium punctatum isolate Juve2018m chromosome 11, sChiPun1.3, whole genome shotgun sequence DNA:
- the pex13 gene encoding peroxisome biogenesis factor 13 isoform X2 encodes MGSQPPPKPWERRIPGNLSAPSFQSAELLSGLPTRQGQPVITRIPPPLPPRPTQQTGVGNFGSYRSIYNTFSPAYTPYGTSLYGSYSPYNYGHGGLGYNRFRTDDIPPSRFVRQAEESSRGAFQSIESIVHAFASVSMMLEATFSAVYNSFRAVLDVANHFSRLRVHFTKVLSAFALIRTLKYMYRKLQRILGLRNNSEIEDLWADSALVPAGAEDKVPGSGKSWPIFLFFAVVLGGPYLIWKLLSSATSEEPESTSWASGDDDHVVARAEYDFTAGSEEEITFRSGDLLNLAPKEQQPKVRGWLMASLDGQTTGLVPANYVRILGKRRGRRPAALQRLAEKQPREGSTTANGPKVIESLEEQEAAFESAFTEAPEHNKDSSTTESTHPGKDVVNV; translated from the exons ATCAGCTGAACTGTTATCTGGCCTACCTACAAGACAAGGACAGCCTGTCATTACAAGAATTCCACCACCTCTTCCTCCAAGACCAACACAGCAGACTGGAGTTGGTAACTTCGGCTCTTACAGATCTATCTATAATACTTTCTCTCCAGCATATACACCATATGGAACCTCTTTATATGGAAGTTATAGCCCCTATAATTATGGACATGGAGGTCTTGGCTACAACAGATTTCGAACAGATGATATTCCTCCAAGTAGGTTTGTACGCCAGGCTGAAGAAAGCAGTAGAGGAGCATTTCAGTCCATTGAAAGTATTGTTCATGCATTTGCTTCTGTCAGTATGATGCTTGAGGCTACTTTTTCAGCAGTGTACAACAGTTTCAGAGCCGTCTTGGATGTTGCAAATCACTTTTCCAGACTTCGAGTGCATTTTACCAAAGTTCTCTCGGCATTTGCATTGATCAGAACTTTGAAGTACATGTATAGGAAGTTACAAAGGATACTGGGCCTACGGAACAACTCTGAGATTGAGGATTTATGGGCAGACAGTGCTCTGGTTCCAGCTGGTGCTGAAGACAAAGTACCTGGGTCGGGAAAATCCTGGCCCATCTTTCTGTTCTTCGCAGTTGTCCTTGGAGGTCCATATCTTATATGGAAACTATTGAGCTCAGCTACTTCAGAAGAACCAG AATCAACAAGTTGGGCAAGTGGAGATGATGATCATGTTGTAGCAAGAGCAGAATATGACTTCACTGCTGGCTCAGAAGAAGAGATCACATTTCGTTCAGGTGACCTGCTGAACCTAGCTCCTAAAG AACAGCAACCCAAAGTACGTGGGTGGTTGATGGCCAGTTTAGATGGTCAAACAACAGGATTAGTGCCAGCCAATTATGTCAGAATTTTAGGTAAAAGACGGGGCAGAAGGCCAGCAGCGTTGCAACGCTTGGCAGAGAAACAGCCACGTGAAGGTTCTACAACTGCAAATGGACCTAAAGTTATTGAATCACTGGAGGAACAAGAAGCAGCTTTTGAATCAGCTTTTACCGAAGCACCAGAGCATAATAAAGATTCTAGCACTACAGAATCCACACATCCTGGTAAAGATGTAGTGAATGTCTGA
- the pex13 gene encoding peroxisome biogenesis factor 13 isoform X1 — protein sequence MGSQPPPKPWERRIPGNLSAPSFQSAELLSGLPTRQGQPVITRIPPPLPPRPTQQTGVGNFGSYRSIYNTFSPAYTPYGTSLYGSYSPYNYGHGGLGYNRFRTDDIPPSRFVRQAEESSRGAFQSIESIVHAFASVSMMLEATFSAVYNSFRAVLDVANHFSRLRVHFTKVLSAFALIRTLKYMYRKLQRILGLRNNSEIEDLWADSALVPAGAEDKVPGSGKSWPIFLFFAVVLGGPYLIWKLLSSATSEEPEESTSWASGDDDHVVARAEYDFTAGSEEEITFRSGDLLNLAPKEQQPKVRGWLMASLDGQTTGLVPANYVRILGKRRGRRPAALQRLAEKQPREGSTTANGPKVIESLEEQEAAFESAFTEAPEHNKDSSTTESTHPGKDVVNV from the exons ATCAGCTGAACTGTTATCTGGCCTACCTACAAGACAAGGACAGCCTGTCATTACAAGAATTCCACCACCTCTTCCTCCAAGACCAACACAGCAGACTGGAGTTGGTAACTTCGGCTCTTACAGATCTATCTATAATACTTTCTCTCCAGCATATACACCATATGGAACCTCTTTATATGGAAGTTATAGCCCCTATAATTATGGACATGGAGGTCTTGGCTACAACAGATTTCGAACAGATGATATTCCTCCAAGTAGGTTTGTACGCCAGGCTGAAGAAAGCAGTAGAGGAGCATTTCAGTCCATTGAAAGTATTGTTCATGCATTTGCTTCTGTCAGTATGATGCTTGAGGCTACTTTTTCAGCAGTGTACAACAGTTTCAGAGCCGTCTTGGATGTTGCAAATCACTTTTCCAGACTTCGAGTGCATTTTACCAAAGTTCTCTCGGCATTTGCATTGATCAGAACTTTGAAGTACATGTATAGGAAGTTACAAAGGATACTGGGCCTACGGAACAACTCTGAGATTGAGGATTTATGGGCAGACAGTGCTCTGGTTCCAGCTGGTGCTGAAGACAAAGTACCTGGGTCGGGAAAATCCTGGCCCATCTTTCTGTTCTTCGCAGTTGTCCTTGGAGGTCCATATCTTATATGGAAACTATTGAGCTCAGCTACTTCAGAAGAACCAG AAGAATCAACAAGTTGGGCAAGTGGAGATGATGATCATGTTGTAGCAAGAGCAGAATATGACTTCACTGCTGGCTCAGAAGAAGAGATCACATTTCGTTCAGGTGACCTGCTGAACCTAGCTCCTAAAG AACAGCAACCCAAAGTACGTGGGTGGTTGATGGCCAGTTTAGATGGTCAAACAACAGGATTAGTGCCAGCCAATTATGTCAGAATTTTAGGTAAAAGACGGGGCAGAAGGCCAGCAGCGTTGCAACGCTTGGCAGAGAAACAGCCACGTGAAGGTTCTACAACTGCAAATGGACCTAAAGTTATTGAATCACTGGAGGAACAAGAAGCAGCTTTTGAATCAGCTTTTACCGAAGCACCAGAGCATAATAAAGATTCTAGCACTACAGAATCCACACATCCTGGTAAAGATGTAGTGAATGTCTGA
- the pex13 gene encoding peroxisome biogenesis factor 13 isoform X3: MGSQPPPKPWERRIPGNLSAPSFQSAELLSGLPTRQGQPVITRIPPPLPPRPTQQTGVGNFGSYRSIYNTFSPAYTPYGTSLYGSYSPYNYGHGGLGYNRFRTDDIPPSRFVRQAEESSRGAFQSIESIVHAFASVSMMLEATFSAVYNSFRAVLDVANHFSRLRVHFTKVLSAFALIRTLKYMYRKLQRILGLRNNSEIEDLWADSALVPAGAEDKVPGSGKSWPIFLFFAVVLGGPYLIWKLLSSATSEEPEESTSWASGDDDHVVARAEYDFTAGSEEEITFRSGDLLNLAPKATQSTWVVDGQFRWSNNRISASQLCQNFR, translated from the exons ATCAGCTGAACTGTTATCTGGCCTACCTACAAGACAAGGACAGCCTGTCATTACAAGAATTCCACCACCTCTTCCTCCAAGACCAACACAGCAGACTGGAGTTGGTAACTTCGGCTCTTACAGATCTATCTATAATACTTTCTCTCCAGCATATACACCATATGGAACCTCTTTATATGGAAGTTATAGCCCCTATAATTATGGACATGGAGGTCTTGGCTACAACAGATTTCGAACAGATGATATTCCTCCAAGTAGGTTTGTACGCCAGGCTGAAGAAAGCAGTAGAGGAGCATTTCAGTCCATTGAAAGTATTGTTCATGCATTTGCTTCTGTCAGTATGATGCTTGAGGCTACTTTTTCAGCAGTGTACAACAGTTTCAGAGCCGTCTTGGATGTTGCAAATCACTTTTCCAGACTTCGAGTGCATTTTACCAAAGTTCTCTCGGCATTTGCATTGATCAGAACTTTGAAGTACATGTATAGGAAGTTACAAAGGATACTGGGCCTACGGAACAACTCTGAGATTGAGGATTTATGGGCAGACAGTGCTCTGGTTCCAGCTGGTGCTGAAGACAAAGTACCTGGGTCGGGAAAATCCTGGCCCATCTTTCTGTTCTTCGCAGTTGTCCTTGGAGGTCCATATCTTATATGGAAACTATTGAGCTCAGCTACTTCAGAAGAACCAG AAGAATCAACAAGTTGGGCAAGTGGAGATGATGATCATGTTGTAGCAAGAGCAGAATATGACTTCACTGCTGGCTCAGAAGAAGAGATCACATTTCGTTCAGGTGACCTGCTGAACCTAGCTCCTAAAG CAACCCAAAGTACGTGGGTGGTTGATGGCCAGTTTAGATGGTCAAACAACAGGATTAGTGCCAGCCAATTATGTCAGAATTTTAGGTAA